GTTAGAAAGAGCTACAAGTGCTAGTTGCAATTGATGAGCAAAAAAGTGAATACAAAATGCGGAGGGAGTATCTTGCAAAATCAAAGGCTTAAGACCATTTATTTTTTCTTGCATACTACTAGCTCCATCATAACCATGTACACATATCTTGGATGTACTTAAGTAATGATCCGAAAGCAAAGAATAAATTACTTTTTGTAATGATAAGGAAGAAGTATAACTCACGTGGAAAATACTCAGGAATCGCTCTATCACCATTCTACTTTTGTTGACATATCGGAAGATTAAGGCCATTTGCTCTTTATGTGAGATGTCTTTTGATTCATCAACTAAAATTGCAAAATAATCGCCATCCAAATCTTCAATGATAGCTTTAGTTGTTTCTTTAGCACAAGCCTACAGACTCTCTTTTTGAATTGTTGGACAAATCATCATATCTTTTTGTGGAGTATGACGTAATATTACTATTCCTACATCTAGATGCCGATCTCTATGCCATTCCAAAGGTTTAAGAAAGCCACCTTTATATTCAGATTCTTCACATCATGTCGACGAAATGGAAATCCCGATCTTAAAAGAAACCTTTCCGCATCAATTGAGGCAGTTAAGCGCATCCGATAATCACTTTTTACTTTTTCACTTTGCTTATCAAAAGAAGATTGAATCAATTGACGCTGATTTTTCAAATCTAGCATCCTATTAAAGCATGTATGATAGATACTATTAATATCATCAACATGTACTTTGAATATCTTCATACCCTTGTTCCAAACCCTGAAACCATCTTTTGTAAATGCATCCCCTATGTTTCCACGACTTTCAAGTTCATTCTTGAATAAATAACAACACAAACGAAATGTCACATCTCCTTTTATGCTATACTCCAACCATTGAGAATATGGTCCCTTAAACCAAGTGGGAATAAATTGAGGAATTATATTCCCAATATTAGTTTTAGGGAAGACTTGACCAATAGGTTGACAAGGTCCTCTTTTTATATAATATCTATATACTCCATCTCGAATATTAAGACCATAATCCGAAATTGGCATTCTTTATTTGGCATCCAGTTCAAGAGAATTCAAATAAAGCACTTTATCTACATTTGAAAGTAGGGAAGAATTTGTCACCCTTTGAACTTCTGGAGCTATTTGCAAACTCAGGGATGGCCGACTAACACTAGAACTTGGCTCACCATTTTTCGTCTTGGTGAGAAATCTATCCATTTCAATGTTAAGGATTATTGTTCatacaaaattaaatatttacacttCTATTCAATCTATCTTAATTCAAATAGGATAGTTAACTCCAAATCAATcacaataaaaaaattattacttCACAAATAATATAAACATAACCAAGTATTAGAATGAATGTAACAATAGATCATGTAAAGTCTCCTGACAATCTGAAAATGCATAAATGTGTTGTTTATGGATGATATTATTTCATAATGGTGGAATTGTAGCCATTTCATAAGGTTCACTGTTTCCTAATGAAAGTTTCAAACTCTAGTTCTTAGCAAAAGTTCAAATCTTGTGTTATCTTGGTCCAAAACACCAATAATCTGTGAGAAATTAAGTTCACATAGACCCTACTTAACTAAACTTGATCAAGAATTTCCTCAAACACAATATGTGCGCAAATTAATATTGCCAATATATGTCATTTTTCAAGACTTAAAAGCCCTAACTCTCTCAAATTCGCACAAAAGTAGCATTCAACATCCCCATTTAAGAAATAACAATCACAATGTCACGAcgcaaaatctcacccgtcgtgatggcgtctatctcgatactaggcaatcCAACAGCATCAATAACCCATAATTTCctttaaatactaaaaatataataattaagtttaagagtaaATCCCAGAAACATTAGGAATAAACATACTCCCAAAATCAGGTGTCAATAattacatgagcatctatatattaCAAGTCTGAAAAGCATGTtttataatagtctaagaccaaatacagtaaacaagaagATAGGGAAGGATAGACAAGGTCTatgaaacatggcagctacctttgaatttttggaaaatcaattgtgtgaaagaatcaacacccgctatgtctggggtcacctggatctgcacacaaagtgcaggatgtagtacgagtacaaccaactcagtaagtaacaataataaataagaactgaaagtagtaacgagcttcacagctaagtccaaatacaataaTTTTCAATATAAAAGGGTAGGTATGCTCTCAggttcaatatttaaaatttcacaataatttcatatcaactttgAATGAAACGGCAGAAAatgtctttcaaaaatatttccaaaacagtcatatatgacagctgaaatgcagcaacaatgaaatcaatgcatcctcttagagtaacagtcactcagtcctcccattcactccaacctcatagtcactcgttcctcacaatcactcagcacccaacactcggcactcacactcagtaggtacctgcgctcattaggggtgtgtacaaactccggaggggatccttcagcccaagcgctatatcaagccaatcatgtcatataacaatgaaacatgctgggacgtgcagcccgatcccatacatATCCTCATAATTaagccatcggcctcactcattcatcaacctcttcagtctctcgggctcaagatGTCATGCATATCAGCCCTAAAATGGTAATATGAttcatcaataaataacaacagagactaggatatgatatgaaataaatgaacatgactgagtgtgaaattataatttgaacatataattcaaccacataaatgaccccagtggttaccaataataacagcatatgtctaagcatgatttttaatacgagtctcaccTCAATTTTTCTCTAAGacgtagagaatgtacggatatcaacagattattcaactatacagttccatggaatttgaccaagtcacaaatcctacgatgcacgcccacacgcctgtcacctagtatgtgtgtcacctcaaaaccattcacataacacataatccggggtttcaaaccctcaggatcaAATTTagaatggttacttacctcaaaccgtataattctttattccactatgcccttgccacgagaatcgatctctgaaagcctcgtatctaggcAATTAATTCGATTTggtcaataccaattattataattaattccataaggaaatactaattttccaaaaaatatatgaaattaactcaaaacttTCCCGTGGggccacgtctcgaaacccgacaaaagttataaaatatgaacgcccatccaaccacgagttcaaccgtataaatttctccaaattccGAC
The nucleotide sequence above comes from Nicotiana tabacum cultivar K326 chromosome 12, ASM71507v2, whole genome shotgun sequence. Encoded proteins:
- the LOC142167031 gene encoding uncharacterized protein LOC142167031, with product MPISDYGLNIRDGVYRYYIKRGPCQPIGQVFPKTNIGNIIPQFIPTWFKGPYSQWLEYSIKGDVTFRLCCYLFKNELESRGNIGDAFTKDGFRVWNKGMKIFKVHVDDINSIYHTCFNRMLDLKNQRQLIQSSFDKQSEKVKSDYRMRLTASIDAERFLLRSGFPFRRHDVKNLNIKVAFLNLWNGIEIGI